The window ccaaaacccatagtCGATCCTGAATTCTCGCCAGTTTActgaaattttcaaaacacttaaaactctataatacctacattattagagtcctataaacctgcctagccataccccctaagtcccccttccattatcctaacctaagccctagatttgacctaaaactgcaattctgtcctattgaaactgcagaaccaacagccccttagttccttgttattggtcctagtttaattggcttctagtagggctttaccctatctagaactacattattttggtatcagagccagggaTCAGCATGGTAATCAAGTAGTAAATCCATCAGCAGATCCTATGGCTGCTATGTTGGAATTGTTCCAGAAATTTCCTGCTAAACAAAGGGCTACAAATGAAGCCATCCTGGATAGGTTGCAACGATTGGGAGAACAAAGAGTCACCTCTGCCAGAGATAAGAGGGATAGACTCAGAGATTAcagagaagacaaagaaaggtATATAGAACACAAGGGACAGCAGGTCATTCTAAATCCTTTTAATCTACCCTCCGAGATGCGCAAACGACAAACCATGCACACTGTTAGTGCTCGTGGCAGTGTTGTCGTTGTTGGCAACAAGGTTTGGCAGTGGTGGTCATCAGCAAATGGTTGTGGGTACAGTATTCTGTTGGTCAGCAGGGTGTGTCTTGGGCTTGCGTTTTCTTATTATCGGTCCAGAGGGTATTTATTGGAAAGTATATATATTCGCTTAGTATGACCGAAAACGCACTTTTTGAGccctagagaagaaggaaattgtGGAGAAGTCATCTTCGACTATTCTGGCGTGGTTCGAGAGTAGAGGCGCGAAGGAAGTCTTCTGAAAACCTCGATTCGGTGTTGGCGATGGATTCGAGTGCTTGATTTGTTCTATTGAAGATCTCATAGCATTCGTTTGGAGTTGGAGGTTTGCCTTTGAGGAGGTAAACGTGATCATAAACCATTACTTCTCtgttttgggttgggtttgtgaTAGAATCTATTTAAtgggttgattgattgtaaggcTGAGGCCATTATTGTATTGGGATTGAGGTCCTTACCCTCACTGAGGTGAGAGGTTGAAGCAGGGTAAGGGGTATCCTGGCCGTAGGGGCGGCTTATTGTATTTGAGTTGAGTATTGGGCATATACGAAACCCcgaggggtattgctccgtggacgtagccttcacatactgtgaggtgaaccacgtatatcCTGTCTCGTTGCCTGCTATTTGTTTTTGAAGACTAATCCCTGTTTTGCAGAATGGGTTTATAGtcttggtagacctggccacattcTGGTGGTGCGAGGTGGGACTGTAAGCGACCTTGTTGTTTACAGAGAACAAGCAAAAAGGGAagctgattcaccccccctctcagtttGATCCGGTATTCACACACACCAATCAGAAGGGGACAGATTATGAGAATAAAGTCTTAGCTGTACCACAGAAAGAATTTGAGCAGACCAGCAATGATTCAGGTCTGATCCTAGCCGTGGTTACACAAGAAGTTGCTGCCCAGCCCGAGGTCAAGTTGGCACAGCCCATCAAGGAGTTATTGCATGATTTTTCTAATGTAATGCCAAGGGAGCTGCCAAACGAGTTACCCCCATTGAGGGATATTCAGCATGTAATTGATTCAGAGGTGATTCTACAGGAGAACAATGACcctcaagatgttgttcttgaagaggtggagcttgtgtctcaagtattagatgagaaggttgctaacactgaagactcttTGGATAGGACATTCACAGTTGGTGTTGATTCGGAGGTAAAGCatatagagtttgttatgccaccatggttcttcgaagagaaagctccacgcttGGAAGACTATATTCCTAATGTTCCTGCTCCAccagagttttgtttgggaatggtcaaATCTGCTACTCACATGTTGTTTCCCACTTaccactacaaaattcgaggacgaattttttcaagctggggagagttgatgcagaattatcaccaaactTGACTTCTTTTACTAAGAATAAGTCTAgagttgggatatatatatgttgggtctttgatccccaagggttttctatgtaataggccactttaatgagcctaaactaggggtatataggttgcatacgggattagcccaatacttagtttatttttatgtttttttaattgaaccggttcaaattggttgcatccaattggttcaatttaagtgatcatgtgacttggttaagtagtcatgtgacaacttaagtggtcatgtgatgtaagttgggcaggattaggactctataagtccagccatgttttgagtctatttcctttagtattctagtttcctagtcagtttaagttacctaataggttagggatagggtcccgcctttcctttttagtgtctaagtctatttttgagtcttctatataagtttgtaagggaggccagcattgaacacgaatttgattaatgaaaaaaagcttttgcttgttggctgccattgatgttgctcctgtgctccttgaGAGTGTGCATCCTtatggttctatcaaggtggaaagggattggtggaatccgatCGACTCTTTGCGTCGTGACGGCCGGGAGGAtctcaattcgaaggtggttctatccttcacttctgtccaatctgctgctagtggatttctgctgcaacttgttcattaatttcttcttctaatcctctactcccttccccaattgatccccctttatttttgcttgaattccattaaaccctaattccattaaactctagatcttgctgctcagccatatttttccatcaaaaccctaatcccctcatccttcattaatttccccaaaacccatagtCGATCCTGAATTATCGCCGTTTTCtgagaattttcaaaacacttaaaactctataatacctacattattagagtcctataaacctgcctagccataccccctaagcccccttccattatcctaacctaagccctagatttgacctaaaacgcATTCTGTCCCCatgaaactgcagaaccaacagccccttagttccttgttattggtcctggtttaattggcttctagtagggctttaccctatctagaactacattactcTCTTTGGATAAGTTTTAGTTAGAGGgtgagttttaattttttaggagtcttttatttttctttatatatgatgtaatccCCCATCATAGAGATAaggaaagaatgaattgagtttatgaGTTGTGCATGTGcattcttctccccccccccccccaaacccttcctcctttttctcacggcttcttctcagatttccccttttctcttaCCTGTCCCCCATTATCAATCTTCCTAAGGGGCaagttccagttggatgcaggtgggtctacacaatcaagtatcgGTTAGATGGTGTGATTGAGATgtacaaggcaaggttggttgccaaaTGGTACAGTCAGGTGTACGGGATTgactgatgtagatcacaagtccatatgtacccgcaggaacaagccccaaaaccagcccagcaaggttgtggatttGACTACTGTGAGAAGCAGCTttgtctgatgatgtggcaagtttttgctggtttgatggagcatcacctaaggcagcctcagcccaagcccagagTGTAGCATGAAGAAgttaaaagaccaaaacatTGTTCacacactgttcacgtgaacagtgtcacagcccatcaagtggagaaagattctctcctaatgctgccatagtttagtttctattttcagttttagaaagtatattagatagtttctaatttcagtttgtttctatttttgtttcatttcttgtttagaaggctggatttataaagccttagtagtttctattttcagctagtttctatttttcattagttgctattttcccaccttctattttggttttaggaAGTTTCTGTTTACTatcttctattttgtaagcttgcctaagctattaataggtcccctattgtaaggaatgatcagatttttggagaaaagaattttcgGGCCTTGgtgccatcggttatgggagaatTCCAtatttcaacagctgggatagctgtgggtgagagacctagGGTGAGAAGCCCATttccctaccccccccccccttctcttctatatccctttcttcttcttattctttttatgCTCTTCTTCTTATGTAATAGAAAAGtagcaataataaaaaaagagttgcagtttaatttgttcttttcattgtatcGATCCTACTACAATctatctcccgctggtttcactggttcgaggtcgactctTGCATTATTGACTATCatgagacatttgctcctgtggctaagcataaTTCTataagggtcctcttatcattgGCAGCAAATAgagattggccattgtatcagttggatgtgacaaatgctttcctccatggtgacttacaagaggaagtgtacatgcaccCCCCTCCTGGCTTCAAGTTCCCTTCAGCTAAagggaaggtgtgtctcctcaagaaggctttatatggtctaaaacagtCTCCAaaagcttggtttgagaggttcaagtaggctattctgaagaatgggtattcccagagtcaagctgatcacatcTTATTTACCCGGCGTAGTAATGGTACTATTACagcccttattgtctatgttgatgacattgtaatGACTGGAGATGACAGAGCTGAGATAGCTAGGCTGAAGACCTACCTGGCTcaacaatttgagattaaagattatGGGTCCCTTAAAGTaattcttaggaattgaagtgtcaaggtccAAAAGAGGAACCAACAtgtgtcaaaggaagtttgttcttgatttgttaaAAGAGACAAAGATATTGGGCTGCAAACCAacaagttctcctattgagcagaatcataaactaggagaagattgtggagcctctcttgttgatgcagggaagttTACCAGAGGCTAGTGGAGAAGCTCATCTATTTGTCtatgactcgcccagatatttcttatgttgtgggagtggtgagtcagtttatgcatgctcccaagagtgggcacttggatatTGTATACCGCATTCTCAGATACTTGAATTCCTCTCCAAGGAAATGACTATTGTATGCCAAgcacaatcacttgagagtcGAAGGTTTCatagatgccgattgggctggatccatctcaAACAGAAGGTCTACATCTAGCTATTGCACATTGTGGGTGGtaatttggtcacatggagaagcaacaaACAGcttgttgtagctagatccaatGCAAAGACAGAGTTTAGGGCAATGGCTCATGGCgtttgtgaactcatatggttgagacGATTGgttcaagagttggggtttgtTACTAACGAACCTATGCGGCTCTCCGGTGCAACACGAtagaacaaagcacattgaagcggaccaacacttcatcaaggagaagatagactctagCTGCATTTGCACCCCTTTTGTGAAGGTTGGTGATCAATTggcggacatcttcaccaaaggacttactTCTCTTCAGTTTAGTACTCTATTATGCAAActaggaatgcatgatatacattctccagcttgagggggagtgttagagtttgtgtagtaagggtattttaggaactagtttgttaactagttgccttatattgtaatctccttttttaccttttacctccctagggaggtgtatgtaatttctttCATATTATTAATAAAGTAACATAGGTGTAGAGGAGAAATCTCTACGACACACAACATTCTACCATCatctctcttgttcttctcctctccttcttctcctccatcctCCTACTCTCATCtcacctctttctctcttgttctcttgctctcttgcaTTCCCTACATTCTAACTCGAATCACCCATAGGAATTTCAGACCCAGCCATGGCCGTATGAAGGAGTTCATTCACTCACACCTGTTCTGATTTTTCCATACTTGGCTTGCATTcgggaggttgaagacaacctatTTATGTTATAACTAAAACCCGTATTTTAATTTACACAAATAACCCCTTAGTTCTTACTTTATTCCATTCCTTCCTCATTCCTTTATTAatttccaaaaataccccttctAAGTAGTTGCTTCGATTATGTCCTTAACCCTGTTTTCCTTCACTTGATTGATTCTGAATTGCAAGATTATTACAAGATTGCCACTGATCTTTAAGTTTGACCTATTTGTTATTTGGGTGGACCCAACTCAAATAGGGTTTTCAAACTCCAGGATTGCACCAATAATATTGTCTTGTTAACAAATAATGAAATCAAATAGGATACTCAGGAGAGCTAACAATGGTATCAAAAACTATTAGGACAACCTTGGATCCATGAAAATCTGGTGGTCCCCTCTACACTCCACCAATAGTTATATGTTTAATCCAAATAACTTCTATCGCACCCAAGTCTTAGCAATACTGTGATAGGAATGCCACATAATCTAATAATTATGTCTCTCTGAAAAATATCACCATAGTAACAAGAATGCTGAAGGCCTGTAGTCCCCTTTGCTTTGCATAATAACATGTAGACACATGGAACTGCAAAGCAGATGGGCTCTAGGGGCCTGTGTGGAGCCTTTTAACCAGCATGGAACTTTAAGCAATATGATACAACTGATCTATCATAGGCCCATAAGAAAAGAAGTAATGCTCGTTTCTAAGCTCTTACAAACTCATTGATCAACTTACCTTCTAACCATAGTAATTTGATAGCCATGTTCACATGTGtgccataagaaaaataaaggatgAAATAGTCAAAAAGCTTTGATGCACATGCAGCAGCAACAGAATCAAAAGTTTGAAGTGTGTGAagcccccccccaaaaaaaaaaaaagaaaagaaaagaaaaaggaaggtcTCTGGTTATGATGGCTAGTCCATGAGCAAAGGCAACCAAGAAATGAACGAGTGAGGAGTGATGTAATGCAAATTGGAGGTGCTAGAAGGAAAAGGGGAAAGCCATGGGCTGAAGGGAAAGGCACAAGCGGTTATGGTTTAACAGCAATAGTGCATTACTAAGAGTGGAATAGACGAACAGGATTCATCTAATCAACGTGAcatagttgggataaggctcagCAAGTTGAGTTGAACATTGCTCACTTTCCTCGTGTTTAATTGTTGCATTTCTAATTCATCTAGCCAACTACAAGTGGTTCCACATCGCAAGTGGTTGAAACAGATGACAGTTGCTCCAAATCATAATATATATCATATCTACAACTTTCTGATAAAATCTCAAAAGTAATTAAACTACATCATCTAGAAAAGATAAGTTCCACCAGtataaaacaataataattgacaaaggaaaaaaagaaccaACATAAAGAGAAATAATTGATCGTTATCACTTACTCTTGCCAGTCATCCCTAGCTGTTCCTTCCGAATATCTCAGATATGCAGCTAATGtatttaataaaatatctgTCCCACATCCAATTAGGTTCCCTTTTCTTGAGAGAAAAACAGAATTTTGCGACCGTGTCATTTGGATGTTCTTGGAATCCAAATTGCTACGACTGTTCTCAACTGAATTTACATTTCTCATGCTTTGATCGGCACTGATACGTTCTTTCCCTAAAATTGTTTTAGCAGAAATTTTCTTGATTGAAGTCCAACTATTTTTTGACTCGTGTGGGTTTCCAATCATAAATATCTTCACATCAGCAAATGTAGGAATGGTACCTAAAGCATAATTGAAGATAAGCTGAATAGCAATATTTATAATATCCAAACTTGGGaagaaaaaaggataaaaataaaatgaagcaAGACAGTGTGAAATTGTGTctaaagggaaaaggaaagtagAAGCATAAAAGGATAGGAGTTTAAACGCTCTGTAACATACCCCAATTCAATTCCATGCTCACACCAGGTACATATGGAGGTGCCATTGGAGTAGTGACGGGGTATTGGAGTTTTTTGAAGTCCCAGTACGATGCTGGTAGCTCCATCAAGTTCTACTAGATATGGGTATGCCACAAATTCAAAAACATAACATAAATTCGATGAGCAAACACAactaagaagggagaagaaagacaaGGCGAAACAAAGAAAGCAGGGAAGGAAGCATCACATTATAAGTCTTACAGCACAACAACCTAACCGGGCAAAAGTGGACTACCTTGATATCATAAAAAGGAGTCTGCCAACGCACAAGTTGAGGGCTACCCCAAGAAAAAGTCACGGACGACAACGAGCCTTCAACGATATCAATCATCGTACGAAGGTCATACTCCACTTCCTCCTCTGAAAATACATGGGTAGCTTTCACCTGTTCCAATCCTAGGCCATGAGTTTAACCAACTGATTTGATAACTGCTTAAATTTCCATTCATGCACAGGCATCTAAATGTACAGAATAAGCTAGCTAAATGTGTAACAACCTCTTGTACGAGTTCCGGTATAACATTCTCCGCCCTACCGAACCTGATCATCAGATTAGACCCATGAGACTTCAACCACTCTCTTAAATCTTCCAAAGCCAATAGAACCAGTTCCAGCATCTCATCAGAAAAACCTGTACCAATGTATTTACAGAATCAATGGAGAATTTCAATTCACAAACTATTCGGGAAAAAGGGattcaaaaagagagagggggaggggggcttACGAGAGAGGATGCGGTGATCGAAGATGTAAAGAGGAACAACAGTCTGACGATTGGAAGCGGCGACAAGGCCCGGGTGATCGTCGGAGCGGAGATCGTGCTTGAACCACAACAGAGCCACATTGTCGTACTTTTTCCTCTCAATATCTACCTGTGTGCTCGCAGCTGCAGAGAAGAAACGGCAAGGCCTAACTGGGGAAGGGGAAAAGGAGGAGTAGGAGGAGGGGAAGAAGTGAAAGCGCGGAAGGATGAGAAGCGTCATAGATAGAAAACCAGAGAGAATACTTGTAGATCGACCGTTGGAGCTCGAAGCGACCCTGATGCGAGATATCCATAAAAGTTGcagttgttttctttttcactcTATCTATAGACTCTTCACCTCACAGTCTCACACATAAGAGTTCGATCAATCAAAAACGGAACGAAAGACGATGGAATTTTTGTGGAAAACaaaacaggttttttttttcccctttgagGGTTTCCCGCCGTTTTTTTCAGATCCCTCGATGAGCAGAATTGATTTATTGAGGCGAGGAATACACCACGACACCACCTGCATCCGGTAACCAACATAAGAAGACATACCGTTTCGTCACAGTGAAATTTGCACTCCtttagtttttaagtttttttcctCTTGATAAGCAGAAAGTTGCTGTAAATGGCTAAAAcgaaaaataattttatttggtaaaaaaaaaaaaaacagaaaataatttCGGCACATTGAAATTTGCACTAattatttttaccaaaaaaataataataataaatttgaaCTCTTTCCTGGGACTCATCCAAGAGCAAATGGCCACTTAGGGTATAAGATGGtaccaattttgttttttttattgatagaTCTCATTATCTCATTATCTCATTATCTCAATATCTTATATATTAAATTGTTATGGAAACGGAGTTTGTCATGTGGTAAAAtagaattttgaaaaatatagtattatagaaaaattgaaaaatatcaGATAAAGCAACATAGGCAATTAGGTATTCATGGACATACATGGTGGgtgtttgattgaatttgagtctgaaGTGTGGCACATGGCTAATCTGATCCATATCATTTCTATCTGACAATTTGAATAGCCACATAATTTGTCCATGTGGCAAAATGAGGGTAAATTGGTTTTATATAAATGAGCTTTTTGTATAAATCTGAAATTCATGATTTTTAATTGAGTAAAGGTTTCATAAAATGCTAGCTCAAAAATGAAATAGCACACCTCCCTCATATCGTTGTTCATGTGAGGGAGTCATGTTATTAATGCTCTTGCTCCTTTTGTCAGATTCCAATGGGGGTTCTTTTATTTGCCCAAAATTGCACTCGTACGTTGTAGGGAGCCCTCTTCCTTTTTAATTTATGGGAAGCTCTACAAGTTTTATAGTGTGGTCGGGGCCTTGACATGCCCTCGCCCAATAATAAATCAATAGGCCCTTAAATAATTGGATTGAGCTtctctccttggagggcattgccaatgagtgcccaatgaggcatccaatggttgggctatgccgcacacatctcgatagCTAACTGGACACAccccgagatgtgtgcggcacccAACTGTCGGATGCTTCATTGgatgcccaatgaggcatccaatggttgggctgtgccgcacacatctcgatagCTGATTGGACACACGTCACacgtcgagatgtgtgcggcacaacccagttgccggatgcctcattgggcactcattgttatacccgcacccaggattataattaattattatttcttcctcgtGACGAGTAGATATCGCTGCcctgtatgctggtgagctgttcttgATGGTGGTGAAGCccagctacaagatcattgaccatagtacgggtttgcctgtggaggaaagattcctcaaccggcAATGGGGGAAATTCATTGATGGCGACTTtgttgactatcctccaagtaccagcccgggaaacGAAGAATTTCGGAGAGAGTACCCTGGAGCGTCGCCTCACTTGGacacttcgttcagtgatgaacTTGGCATTGCTGTGGgaaaactattcggggtcatgggggacacaCCATGACAGTTGAGAAATAAATTTCTAGCCCCTTGCTTTGATTGTTTACCCTTCCCTTCGATGTCCTCGAAGTACGAGGCAAAGCTGGGAATGTCTGGGTTAAGGTGTAACCCATCCTTGCTTGGATGGTTTATTATGTGGTTGGGTGCTAAGTAAAACCACCATAGGACCGCCTAGACTATTTTAGCCGTTTGTGGAATATTTtattgtgggacccacttacTTTGGGAAACGTGTAAGGGACTTGTGTTCCCATATCTTGTGGATCCCATTattaatcttcttttctttgtggGACCTATGGGTGGACCCATTAATCTAATTTGACCCAAAATGAGTTTTAACCTATTTTGCTACCCAAACAAACGGACCTTAAGTCCCACTTACTACAAATAGAACCCATGGGCATTCATTAGTCATAACTTTTCCCATCTACCCTAAAACGTGGGAAGAGAGTAAGAAGGACGGAGAGAAGGAAGGTGGGTGAAAGGGCTTGGCTGGAAGCTTGAGACCCCACCCCTTGGAGCCCTAAATGTAGAGCTCCTCTGTCTTGGTCAGGTGGGCCATTaaactctcttcccttcttctgtttttgggttttgggacttGGGAGATAGGAAGaccttgacctagggttccacttgaaACCCAATGATCGATTGGAACCTTTAGCCTATGCTATTGTGGAATTATTACActccattcctaaccctaagaCTCACCATCTCACCCTACTTGAAAGACTTAGGGTTTTTACCCTATTATGCCTTAGATTATGCTCTTCTTGGATTCTTCTCTTAAATCCTTTGAATTGTATGGACTTAAcgaggtcttaggaccctaaggGACCTAGGGGGAAACTCCTTTGGTATTCCCATGCCCTCAAATTCCTTGAAAACAAAACCCTTGgtgaaaaaacccaaatctcGGACCTGAAGGTGtaaggttttacatgtggttttgggacctacgagaaaccacccttaAAACCACCTCCCTATGTGAGCTACTGGTTAGAGAAGTTTTACATGCGATTTCATGAATTGGGTTAAGATCACCCATAAAATCACCTTGCCTTTGAAGCCCTATACTTAGGTGATTTAAGGGATGCCTTTTTGGGGATCCTCTCCATTACTTGTTTAACCTTATTCTCACTCTTTTCTTAGGTTTAA is drawn from Telopea speciosissima isolate NSW1024214 ecotype Mountain lineage chromosome 1, Tspe_v1, whole genome shotgun sequence and contains these coding sequences:
- the LOC122664469 gene encoding uncharacterized protein LOC122664469 isoform X2 — protein: MTLLILPRFHFFPSSYSSFSPSPVRPCRFFSAAASTQVDIERKKYDNVALLWFKHDLRSDDHPGLVAASNRQTVVPLYIFDHRILSRFSDEMLELVLLALEDLREWLKSHGSNLMIRFGRAENVIPELVQEVKATHVFSEEEVEYDLRTMIDIVEGSLSSVTFSWGSPQLVRWQTPFYDIKNLMELPASYWDFKKLQYPVTTPMAPPYVPGVSMELNWGTIPTFADVKIFMIGNPHESKNSWTSIKKISAKTILGKERISADQSMRNVNSVENSRSNLDSKNIQMTRSQNSVFLSRKGNLIGCGTDILLNTLAAYLRYSEGTARDDWQEVHEKLRNAEIRSGASFGALFGSALSVGIISRRKVYFEAIKYEKERNAGFLSPFGYSAATVAAAANAVCSMEWYWLTALRSQICSEGRYSVRIWRWNGYLIQYTVVGHEGPAVLLVHGFGAFLEHYRDNIDAIADGGNQVWAITLLGFGKSEKPNIVYTELMWAELLRDFIVDVVKEPVYLVGNSIGGYFAAIVTGLWPALVKSVGLINTAGSVDPGYSSFPVTKEGRVSGGVAWFGSRLLLLYLRLTVGNIVKDCYPSVAEHRAS